Below is a window of Aeromonas veronii DNA.
CAGCCAGCTCGGCCTCTATTTCCAGGAGATCAGCATGGGCCAGATCCTCTCCACCCCGATGATTATCGCCGGTGCGCTGATGATCTGGGCTGCTTACCAGCGCCCGCAGCTGTTCGGTAACAGCGTCAAGGAGGCAAAGTAATGCGAGCCTATCTCGACCTGATGCAGAAGATCCTCGATGAGGGCACCGTCAAGTCAGACCGTACCGGCACCGGCACCGTCTCCCTGTTCGGCCATCAGATGCGCTTCAATCTGGCAGAAGGTTTCCCGTTGGTGACCACCAAGAAGTGCCACCTGCGATCGATCATTCATGAGCTGCTCTGGTTCCTCAATGGCGATACCAATACCGCCTATCTGAAGGAAAATGGCGTCAGTATCTGGGATGAGTGGGCAGACGAGAACGGCGATCTGGGGCCGGTTTATGGCGCTCAGTGGCGCTCCTGGCCTGCGGCCGACGGGTCTGTCATCGACCAGATCCAGAAAGCGGTGGATGACATCAAGCACAACCCGGATTCGCGCCGCATCATTGTGTCTGCCTGGAACGTGGGTGAGCTGGACAAGATGGCGCTGGCTCCTTGCCACGCCTTCTTCCAGTTCTATGTGGCGGACGGCAAGCTCTCCTGCCAGCTTTACCAGCGCAGCTGTGATGTGTTCCTCGGCCTGCCGTTCAACATCGCCAGCTACGCCCTGCTGACCCATATGATGGCTCAGCAGTGCGATCTGGAAGTGGGTGACTTCGTCTGGACCGGTGGTGACGTGCACCTCTACTCCAACCACATGGAGCAGACCGCGCTGCAGCTCTCCCGCGAGCCCCGTCCGCTGCCGACCCTGGTGATCAAGCGCAAACCCGACTCCATCTTCGACTACCAGTTCGAGGATTTCGAGATCGAGGGTTATGACCCCCATCCCGGGATCAAGGCGCCCGTCGCCATCTGATCGAAAGGCGCCTCAGGGCGCCTTTTTTATGCATCTTAATAATTGAATAATCACTTTATTGACTAATTAGATGATAGTTTGAGGCGAGGTGGAAACCTGCTGACAGCAGATATGTTCTATTTTGCATTCGGTTTTTCCGTTGTGTTGAGCAGTAAGAAACGATTTTTCATTGGTTGTTGCAGGGGATAGACTCAAAATAAAGCAATTCGGTGGAAAATTTAACCATGAGTGATGTAATCAAAAAGTTTCTGAAGCTGGAGGCTGCCTCCGGAATTATTCTGATCATGGCTGCCATGCTGGCCATGATTTTAGCCAATACCGCGCTGGCTGGCGGGTATCAGGCGTTTCTCGATACGCCGGTGCAGGTGCGCATCGCAGCCCTCGACATCAACAAGCCGCTGCTGCTCTGGATCAACGATGGCTTCATGGCGATCTTCTTCCTGCTGGTTGGCCTGGAAGTAAAGCGTGAAATGCTGGAAGGGGCGCTCTCCACCCGGGTGCAGGCGACCTTCCCGGCCATCGCGGCGGTGGGTGGCATGATGGCGCCGGCCTTGATCTACGCCTTTTTCAACTATTCGGACGACGTGGCGCGCGCTGGTTGGGCGATCCCGGCTGCAACCGATATCGCCTTTGCCCTCGGGGTGATGGCGCTGCTTGGCAAGCGGGTGCCGGTGAGCCTCAAGGTATTCTTGCTGGCGCTCGCCATCATGGATGACCTGGGCGTCATCATCATCATCGCGTTGTTCTACACCCAGCAGCTGTCGCTGGCTGCGTTGACGGTTGGTATTCTGGCGACCCTGACGCTGTTCTGGATGAACCGCCGAGGTGAGGACAGGATCAGCCTCTACATGCTGGTCGGTCTGGTGCTCTGGGTTGCGGTGCTCAAGTCTGGCGTACATGCGACCCTGGCGGGAGTGGTGGTGGGCTTTATGGTTCCGCTGAATGGCAAGCGTTACGCCTCGCCGCTCAAGTATCTGGAGCATGCCCTGCACCCCTGGAGTGCCTATCTGATCCTGCCGCTGTTTGCCTTTGCCAACGCAGGGGTATCCCTTCAGGGGATTGGTCTCTCCTCCCTGCTGAGCCCGGTACCGATGGGGATCATGCTGGGGCTGTTTATCGGCAAGCCGCTCGGGGTGTTCACCATCAGCTGGCTGTCGGTCAAGCTGGGCATCGCCCAGTTGCCGCCCGGGGTCAACTTCAAGCAGATCTTTGCGGTCAGCATCCTCTGTGGCATCGGGTTTACCATGTCGATGTTTATCGCGTCGCTCGCCTTCGAGCACGGTGGGCTGGATTACGGCAGCTACTCTCGCCTCGGGATCCTGGCGGGTTCTACCATGGCGGCGGTGGTCGGTTATCTGGCCTTGCGCATGGCCCTTCCCAAGGGTGAAGGGGAACAGAGTACGGAGGGACTATGAAGCTACATACAGGGTTGTTGATGCTGTTGCTGAGCCCCGCGGCATGGGCCGGCGGGTTGGAGGATTGCAAGCAGGACGCCACCTCGGCGAACTGCTCTGCCTATCTGAATGGAGTGGTAGACAGCGCCCTGCTGCTGGGGGACAAGCAGGCCAAGGCGCGCTTTGGCGAGACCTTCTCCGAGCGGGCGCTGAGCAGCCGGGCTGGCGAGCGGGTTAAACACTCCAACAAGCGTTATTGCGCTGACCGGATGCCGGACAAGGCACGCCTCAAGGCCAGCCTGATGGAGCAGTTTGGCGCGAACAAGGTTGACTCGGTCAGCGACATGTATGACATTCTGGCGGTTGAACTCAGCTGCTACCGGAGTCCGCGCACCGCGGGAACCCCATCGGATGTCACACCTTAACTACAACCATCTCATGTACTGCTGGCAAATATAGTCGTTTAAATTCAGTCACTTTGGTGTGTTGTGCTGATTGGTGGCGGCAAAGTGGCGGCAGGGGGATCTGATGATCGGGAAAGGCGGCAGCGCGTTGGCTCTGCCGCCTTTTTGTTTTTGCCTTGGTTACTCCTCGACTTCCGGCAGGTCGGCGATGGCGACTTCCAGGCTGACGCTGTTGGTGTAGCCGCTGTTGGTCAGGCTGTGGCTGACTTTGGTCAGCACCCAGTCGGCCTCGTCGATCTGCTGTTTGAACCCCTGACGGCGGTGGGCTGTTCCGGGTAGAGCTCGGGGCGGCCGGTGGCGAGGGTGATCTCGAACTCGGCAACCCCGCGTTGCAGCCGATCCCACTCGGCGCGGGCGGCGCGCAGGGCGTTGGTTTTGTTGGCGTAGATGTGGCGCAGCACTTTGACGTTTTCACTGTCGCCAACCAGCAGTTCGCGGCCCTCCTTGTCGATGGTGGTATCACTTGGCAGCGCCGGTTCCTGCTTTGGCTTGGTCTTGCGCTTGGTGGTCGAGCCTTCGGTGGTGGCCGTCTTCGGGTCGTGCCAGTTGGCTGACACGCCGGTGTAGGCGTCGCGGTCAGCGACGGCGAAGCGGTGCTGATCGCCATCCTGGCGGGTGATGATGACAGAGGGGAGCGGTTTGCCGCTGGCGGTGAGCCCCTTGCCCTGGCCGATAAAGAGCAGCCGCCCCGATTTGATGGAGGTCAGGGCGCCGCATTGACCGGCCAAGCGGGTAATGAAGGCGGGGTCGCTCTCGTTCTGCTGGTCGATGTGGTCGATCTGCATGCCCTTGAAGCGTTCGGCGCAGGCGGGGATCAGGCTGTGGCGCTGGGCGATGGCATCGACAATGCTGCCGACTGTCTGCTGGTGATAGCTGGTCTGGCGTAGCTTGTTGAGGTTGCCGCGCAGATCGGCCGATTTGCCCCTGATGGTGAGCCTGTCCGGGGCGCCGGTGTGCTCCACCTCATCGATGGTGTAATCCCCCTTATCAACCAGCGGTTGGCCCTGCCAGCCGATCATGACGCGCATTCTGGCGCCCCGGCGCGGCATCGCCAGCCTGCCGTCGCTGTCGTCGAGTTCGATGTCGATGGTGTCGGCTTCAAACCCGCGATTGTCGGTGATGTTGAGGCTCATCAGGCGGGGGCGGATAGTGGCTGACACATCCGTGCCGTCGATCAGCAGCTGGTAAGCCGGGGCGGGGTGATCGGCACTGCTCAGCCCCGCGCCGGTACCGAGCTGGCCGATCTGGCTGGTCAGGTTGGTGGCGATGCGCCCGAGGTTCATCGGATCAGCCCTCCGATCTTGTTACCGACCGAGCCGATCAGCTTTTGCAGGCCGAGGCGGTTGGCGATGTTGCCGATCACCCGGCCCTTGATCTTGGCTTCCAGGCTGCTGCTCTCTTCATCGATGCGCTTGAGCTTCATCGAAAACTCGATTTTGCGGGCGGCACCATCGGCGAAAAACTCGGATCGGCCAACGCTGGTCGACTCGATGACGAAATAGCCGCGCACCCGGCCGGTGCCCTCGATGAGGGGGAAGGCTTGCCCGGTGTCGGCCATGGTATGCAGCAGCTCGAGCGAGACCTCGCCGCCGGTGAGCTCCGGGTAGAGGGTGCCGCTCAGGCTGATGGTCTCCTCGTCTTTGCCGGTGAACTGGTAGGCCGGTGTGGTGCCCACGCGCGGATTGCCTGGGTGGCGCCAGCTGCGCTCGTCCTGCGCCGCTTGCGGGGCGAAGGTTGAGCGCATAAACACGAAGAATCCCAGTGTCATCATCATGATGCGGCTCCTTAGTTGGTGTCACGCAGGGTCGAGCGTTGGCGGGCGGCGGCCGAGCGCTCGCGCTGTTGCAGGCGCTTATCGATTTCAGCGGCCAGATCTTGCGGCGATTGCCCCGGCTGCTGGGTGATGTTGATAGGAGCATTGACCACGGTGCTTCCTCCCCTGCCGCCCTTGCCAGTGGCTTGGGTTGGTAGAATGCGGCGCCATAACCGCTGGCGCCCGGTGCGGCCAGTCCACCGCCGCCAGCATAGGCGGGCGTTGCCGTGGTGATCTTGACGTCGCTGCCGCCTTTCATCCAATCCGGGAGATAGTCGGTGACCGCCTTTATTTTCTCCATCAGCGATGCCCATTTCGCGCTAATGCCATCAATGAGCCCCTGAATAATGGCCTTCCCTTTGGCCATTGCCCCGGCTGGCAAGGTGTCGAAGAACGCCCAGATATCATTCCAATGCGTAATCAGCATGCCTATTGGCGTCCATGAGAACAGCTCCTTAAGCAGATCCCAGAACGCACCGAGCGGGGCTTTACACTGTTCCCAGACGGCGGCCAATGCTGGGCCGATCTTGTCCCAGTTTGAGTAGACCGCATAGGCGGCTGCGGCGATGGCTGCAATAGCCATGATGATCCATCCCACCGGGGTGGTCAGCATGGCGATGCCGAGGCGCACAAACCCACCGGCCAGCATTTTTAGCACGGTGCCGAGCGGCCCGGCGGCGATCGTCATGTAGGAGATCCCCATCCGCAGCATGGCGAACGGGCCGATTAGGCCAGCAATCACCACCATCAGCGATCCCCCGACAAAGGCCGCGGCGGCGATAGCGGCTGATACTCGTACCAGCGTTGATGACAGCTCCGGGTTAGCGCGCATCCAGTCACCCACGCCCTGCACCATGCTGGTCAGGCTCTGAATTAACTGGCGCAGCGGGCCGCGCTCGGTTTGCAGCATCTGGATGCCGACGTCATCCCACGCGCTGGATAGGTTGTCGATATCCCCCAGCGCGTTGTTGGCCATGGTTCCCGCCACATTGGCGGCCTCGCCCTGGGCACCGCGCAGGGTCTGGATCAACTCCTGCAGCTTGCCGGTTCCGGCCTGTTCTGACAGCACCGCCAGCGCCGAGAAGGCCTCTTCCCCTGCGATGGCCTTGAGCAATCCGGCGCGCTTGGCGTCCCCCATCTTTGAGGTCTTTTTATAAATCTCTTCGAGGATTGCCGGCAGCTGGCGCAGGTTCCCCTTGGCGTCTGCGGTCTTGATGTTGAGCTCTTCAAGCGCATCAGCGGCCTGTTTTGGTGGTGCGGCCATGCGGCTTAAGATGGCGCGCATGGCGGTGCCGCCCATGCTGCCCTGAATACCTGCATCACCGAGCTTGCCAGCCATAGCTGAGGCGGTTTCCAGATCGACGCCGAGGCCCGCAGCAACAGGCGCCACATATTTCATGGTGTCGCCGAGCATGGCCAGATCGACGTTGGCGCGGGTGAAGGTGCCCACCATCACATCGCCCAGCTTGCCCATCTGGTCAGCTGGCAGCTTGAAGCCGGTCAGGATATTGGATCCGATATCTGAGGCTTGGGCAATCTCAACACCGCCCGCCTTGGCCAAGTCGAGTACGCCCGGCATGGCATCGCGTATCGCCTTAGGGCTGAAACCGGCCATCGCCAGAAATCCCTGGCCCTGCGCCGCTTCTCCGGCGGTAAAGGCGGTCTTTGCGCCCAGCTCACGGGCCTGCGCGGTGAGGGCGGCCAGATCGGCACTCCCTCCCTGCAGGCGAGTCAGCGCCTGTACCTTTGACATCTCCTGCTCAAAGCCCATGGCTTTACCTGCCACACCCCATCCCTTGTAAAGCGCCGCGCCGCCCATGGCAGCACCGGCGGCACCATAGCCAGCCAGCGCGCCACGGGCATTCATGGTTTTGTCATAGGTGCTGCGAGCAGCGGCATATTTTTGCTGCTGCACGGCGGCTTTGGCGAGCTGGTCACGCTGGGCCTTTAGCGCGTCATTTGCGCCAGCCAGATCGCGCTTGAGTTGGCGCTGGGTGGCGCTGAGTTGTTTGGTGCTGATGCCCGCCTGTTGCAGGGCGTTTTTGGTTTCGCCATAGCGGGCGACCAGTTGCCGTTCGGTGGTGGTGAGGTCGCGCACTTTCTGGCGCGCGGCTTCCAACTCGCGGGTCATGGCTTTGGTCGGATTGGCGGTATTGGCCAGCGCCTGCGCCATGCGCTGGGCGTTGGCCTGCGCTTGGCCGAGCTCGGTGCGGGTGGCGCCGATCTGTTTGCCGAGGGTGCGATAGCCGTCAATCTGGCCGCTCTGCTTTTCCAGCTCGCGGATGCGCGCTTTGGTATCGGCCAGATCTTTGGCAGTGGTGCGGCTTTGGCCTGATACGGCCTTGAGGGGGCGGTTAGTTTGTCCACCGCCCCGAGCAG
It encodes the following:
- the thyA gene encoding thymidylate synthase, which produces MRAYLDLMQKILDEGTVKSDRTGTGTVSLFGHQMRFNLAEGFPLVTTKKCHLRSIIHELLWFLNGDTNTAYLKENGVSIWDEWADENGDLGPVYGAQWRSWPAADGSVIDQIQKAVDDIKHNPDSRRIIVSAWNVGELDKMALAPCHAFFQFYVADGKLSCQLYQRSCDVFLGLPFNIASYALLTHMMAQQCDLEVGDFVWTGGDVHLYSNHMEQTALQLSREPRPLPTLVIKRKPDSIFDYQFEDFEIEGYDPHPGIKAPVAI
- the nhaA gene encoding Na+/H+ antiporter NhaA; the protein is MSDVIKKFLKLEAASGIILIMAAMLAMILANTALAGGYQAFLDTPVQVRIAALDINKPLLLWINDGFMAIFFLLVGLEVKREMLEGALSTRVQATFPAIAAVGGMMAPALIYAFFNYSDDVARAGWAIPAATDIAFALGVMALLGKRVPVSLKVFLLALAIMDDLGVIIIIALFYTQQLSLAALTVGILATLTLFWMNRRGEDRISLYMLVGLVLWVAVLKSGVHATLAGVVVGFMVPLNGKRYASPLKYLEHALHPWSAYLILPLFAFANAGVSLQGIGLSSLLSPVPMGIMLGLFIGKPLGVFTISWLSVKLGIAQLPPGVNFKQIFAVSILCGIGFTMSMFIASLAFEHGGLDYGSYSRLGILAGSTMAAVVGYLALRMALPKGEGEQSTEGL
- a CDS encoding phage late control D family protein, with amino-acid sequence MNLGRIATNLTSQIGQLGTGAGLSSADHPAPAYQLLIDGTDVSATIRPRLMSLNITDNRGFEADTIDIELDDSDGRLAMPRRGARMRVMIGWQGQPLVDKGDYTIDEVEHTGAPDRLTIRGKSADLRGNLNKLRQTSYHQQTVGSIVDAIAQRHSLIPACAERFKGMQIDHIDQQNESDPAFITRLAGQCGALTSIKSGRLLFIGQGKGLTASGKPLPSVIITRQDGDQHRFAVADRDAYTGVSANWHDPKTATTEGSTTKRKTKPKQEPALPSDTTIDKEGRELLVGDSENVKVLRHIYANKTNALRAARAEWDRLQRGVAEFEITLATGRPELYPEQPTAVRGSNSRSTRPTGC